A part of Aegilops tauschii subsp. strangulata cultivar AL8/78 chromosome 2, Aet v6.0, whole genome shotgun sequence genomic DNA contains:
- the LOC141042087 gene encoding small ubiquitin-related modifier 1-like — protein sequence MVERERRSGGARSRGRGDGWLLLINPSRSGILARSERRVGRHDSHGLKVVGQKRALRHTMRMDDKLQVLQDVWYHKVDVTHGTGVFMIDGSKFSAKSTPDDLELEDGDLVDFFEHMDGGALVALH from the exons ATGGTAGAAAGAGAGCGGAGGAGCGGCGGCGCGAGGAGCAGGGGAAGAGGGGATGGATGGTTGCTGCTGATCAATCCTTCTCGATCTGGGATTCTGGCTCGCAGCGAAAGAAGGGTCGGGAGGCATGATTCTCATGG GCTCAAGGTGGTCGGCCAGAAGCGCGCCCTCCGCCACACCATGAGGATGGACGACAAGCTTCAGGTCCTCCAGGACGTGTGGTACCACAAGGTGGACGTAACGCACGGCACGGGCGTCTTCATGATCGACGGCTCCAAGTTTTCCGCCAAGAGCACCCCCGATGATCTTGAGCTGGAGGACGGGGATCTGGTCGATTTCTTTGAGCATATGGATGGTGGAGCGTTAGTTGCTCTGCATTGA
- the LOC109765779 gene encoding protein MARD1 — MACAFFFDAEPLGEPGLRLHGPELELDACALCTKPLQGNSDIFMYKGDTPFCSEDCRYEQMHFDAAMARQQASARRKQQQQQAQAQLSVPGAPAPVSNKADVSVAS, encoded by the coding sequence ATGGCCTGCGCCTTCTTCTTCGACGCGGAGCCGCTGGGCGAGCCGGGGCTGCGCCTGCACGGGCCGGAGCTGGAGCTGGACGCCTGCGCGCTCTGCACCAAGCCGCTGCAGGGCAACAGCGACATCTTCATGTACAAGGGGGACACCCCCTTCTGCAGCGAGGACTGCCGCTACGAGCAGATGCACTTCGACGCCGCCATGGCCAGGCAGCAGGCCAGCGCCCGGcggaagcagcagcagcagcaggcccAGGCGCAGCTCAGCGTGCCGGGAGCGCCGGCGCCGGTGTCCAACAAGGCCGATGTGTCCGTGGCGAGCTAG